CCCGCAACCGCTCCGAAATCCGTGAACCGAGCAGCAGTCCGATGCCGCTGCCCAGCAATACGGTCCCCACGTTGATCCATGTCCCTAACACGTTTCTCCTCCATCCCTGCATGAGCCATTCTTCATCCGTCTCACTCCCTGGCGCGGCGGAAACCGGCGGCCTGCGCCTCTTCCTCCGTCTCAAACCAGACTTCCGGTTTTGTCACATCGTAGTATCGTCCGCCAGGCACATGGTAAATCTTTTCCCCTTTGCTGTTGATGTTCCCCTTGATCAGGCCTTTGCGGGGCTGTTCTTCCAGTCCCCACAGCCCTCGCCCTTCTTCCCTCGCCTGCCGTTCAGCGGCCAGCAGGCGTTCGGCATACTTGACGTTGGGAGGAATCGTCAACACGCGGGCGTAGCCCTCGGCGACCAGTTTTTCGTTGACAAAGGTGCCATCCTCCAGGTAGACATACGCCAGCAGGCGCCCATACTTGTCCCTTTCCGCCACATCAAATTCCAGCCGTACTTTTTTTCCCGCCAGCATCTTTTTGGTGTATTGGCTGGCCTCCTTCCCATACGGTTCGGGCGCGGTCCCCGGTTTGACCGTCTCCGGCGTATCCACCCCGATCATCCTCACCCGCTCTCCCCCTGCAATGATGAAGGTATCACCGTCAACCACCCGCTCCACGCTGTGCCAGTCTCCCGCAGCCGTCTCCGGGGAGCAGCCGGCCAGCAGGACGATGGCCACAACGGCCAAGAGCAACCGATGCCACCGAAACCGGCATCTCCTGCCTTTTTCTCCTCTCATCCACTCCCACCCTTTGTCTGCTCATCCTCTTGGTTTGGCAATCATTTCTCAATAAAACAGCCATTCCATCTCGTAGCCCCCGACATGCCAGGTCAGGCGCCCCTCCTCCGCTTGCCAGCGGAAGCCCAGATGACCGTCCAGCCGTTCCATCCATCCAGCCAAGCGTTCCTGCGACAGGGAAACGGGAAGTTCAAATGACAGCGGCCACTTTTTGAGCAGCGGCAGATCCGACCAGAAGGTAATATGCGTGATCCGTCCGGTGCCATCCGATTCGGCGCCGGCTTCATCCGGTTCTGTCATTGACTCCGGCTCCTCCATACCGGCGGCCGGCGCATGCAGCTGCCGTTTTCCTTCGCCAGGGCGCCGTTCCGTCTGAAACGACCAGACGGTATTGAGCGGATGTTCCCTTCCGTCATTCTCCACCGCCACCCACTCCACCCGGACCTGGTAGTGCATGTTCGGCTTCAGCGGTTTGACGGGAATCAGGATCAGTTCCTGCTTCAAATGTTCATCCGTCTCGGGAGTGTTGATATACAAAGCCTGTTCTCGCCCCTCGCCATCCCGCAAGACGGCCTGGGACAGGCGTACTTCCTTGACCCGGTCCCCGAATGCTCCGATCACGATGGGATACCCGACCGGCCAGGTGACTCCGGCATGCAGCCGGAGGGGATCGGGTATCTCGTTCCCCTGCCACTGCATCGGCACCCCTTTTTCCCCATCCACCGGATAGTGGACCACCTTGAAATTCTCCATGGGTACAATCCCCACATTGATCACGTGGTACAACCCCTTTTGTCCGTATCCCCAATCCGATGCGTGGGG
This is a stretch of genomic DNA from Bacillus thermozeamaize. It encodes these proteins:
- a CDS encoding nuclease, giving the protein MRGEKGRRCRFRWHRLLLAVVAIVLLAGCSPETAAGDWHSVERVVDGDTFIIAGGERVRMIGVDTPETVKPGTAPEPYGKEASQYTKKMLAGKKVRLEFDVAERDKYGRLLAYVYLEDGTFVNEKLVAEGYARVLTIPPNVKYAERLLAAERQAREEGRGLWGLEEQPRKGLIKGNINSKGEKIYHVPGGRYYDVTKPEVWFETEEEAQAAGFRRARE